The Flavobacteriales bacterium nucleotide sequence ACGCATTTCCAAAATTATTGATTTAGATATTTGTGGAATAGACATTATGACCACAGATATAAGCAAACCCCTTTCTGAAACAAGAGGGGCTGTTTTGGAAGTAAACGCCGGGCCGGGTTTTAGAATGCACCTTGCCCCAACCACTGGTCTTGCACGAAATGTGGCCGCTCCGGTTATCGACAAATTATTCCCTCCCGGTAGCACTGCCCGAATACCCATTATTGCCATTACGGGTACTAACGGAAAAACTACAACCACCCGCCTAATTGCCCATATTTTAAAAATGAAGGGATACAAAGTTGGCTACACCACTACGGATGGGGTATATATTCAAAATCAATTGCTGATGAAAGGCGATTGCACTGGACCATCGAGTACGGAGTTTGTGCTAAAAGACCCAACCGTAAACTTTGCCGTTTTAGAAACCGCCAGAGGTGGCTTGCTGCGAGCAGGTCTGGGATTTAAAAACTGTAATGTAGGCATTGTTACCAACGTTGCCGCCGACCACTTGGGCTTAAAAGGCATTCACACCATCGAGCAATTGGCCAAAGTAAAAGGGGTAATTCCCGAAACCGTATTACCCGATGGTTATGCCATATTAAACGCTGACGACCCATTGGTGTATGATATGCGGAAAAATCTAAACTGCAATGTGGCACTATTTTCTATGGATGAAGAAAACATTCATATTAGGGCTATTCAAAAACTTGATGGCCTATGTGCAATCTATGAAAATGGATATATCACCATTTGCAAAGGCACTTGGAAACTTCGAGTTATCAAAGCTATTAATGTGCCTCTAACCTTTGGCGGAAAAGCCAAATTTATGATACAAAATGTGCTTCCCTCTGTGTTGGCAGCGTATGTTCAGGGGGTAGAAATAGAAGATATAAAATCAGCTCTCGAAACCTTTATGCCTTCTGCCTCGCAAACTCCCGGAAGACTCAATTTATTTAACTTTAAAGATTTTTCGATACTGTTAGATTATGCCCATAACCCCGCCGGAATGAGGGCTCTGCAACAACTTACCGACAATATGGAAGCCACCAAAAAAGTTGGCATCATTGCGGGCATTGGTGATAGACGGGTCGAGGACAACAACGAAATTGGCAGCATTGCCGCCGAAATGTTTGACGAAATAATCATCAGACAAGATAAAAGGCTACGCGGCAAAACCGAGCAGGAACTTATCAAAATGTTGGATGATGGAATAAAAATGAAAGATGCGAGCATAAAAACCACCATCATTCCGTCGGAAAAAGAAGCCATTATTCATGCGGTAAAAACAGCAGAAAAAGGCTCGCTGATTGTGTTGTGTAGCGACGTGGTGCCAGATGCGTTGGAATTGGTTAAGAAGCTAAAAGAGGAGGAAGCTGCCAGATTGTATGCGTAGTTTTTTTCTTTTTGTTCCTCTTCAGTTTATAAAATTTCACTAAGAATTTTAACAATTCTTTCGGTTGATTTTCCGTCCCAAAGGGGCGGAATTTCTCCCTTTTTGTAGGTTCCATCCGATATTTGATCGATATACGACTCAACCAATTCAGGCTCAAACGGCACTAAAGTGTTTGTTCCTACATCAATGGTTATTGGCCTTTCGGTGTTAGGCCGAAGGGTAAGGCACGGCACTTGCCTAAAGGTGGTTTCTTCTTGAATGCCTCCACTATCGGTTAATACAAATTTGCACGAAGCCGTCAATTTTTGAAATGCAAAATAATCGAGCGGAGCTGTCAGAATGATTTGTTTATTAAGTTCCACTTCGTCTAACAATCCATGATTTTCGAGGCTTTTGCGAGTTCGTGGGTGTATCGGAAAAACAATTTTATAATTCTTTGAGGCGTGATTAATTATCCGCATCAACTTATCCAAATTCTCTTTTGTGTCCACATTGGCTGGCCGGTGCATGGTCATCAACACAAAACCTTTTTCTTCCAACCCATATTCTTGTAGCACCGGGCTTTGTTGAATTTGAGGTTCAAAAGCCACCAGTGTGTCAATCATGGTGTTGCCTACAAAATGAACCCTTCCAGCAGCCTTTTCGTCTTTTAAATGATTTAAGCCACTTTGCTCTGTCACAAAAAATTCGTCGGTTATTTCATCGGTCAGCAATCGGTTAATTTCTTCGGGCATGGTGCGGTCAAAACTTCGCAAACCACTTTCTAAATGAGCCAACCGTGTGTCGGTTTTATTGGCTGCAATGGCCGCTGCCAATGTGGAGTTTACGTCACCCGGTGTTATTAAAATGTCGGGTTTCCATTCGTTCAAAAAATTGCCCAACTGCACAATTATTTCTCCGATTTGAGCCACCGGACTCAATCCCTTCAATTCCAGAAAAACATCGGGTTTACGAAGGCCAAATTGCTCAAAAAACACCTCCGACATGTTTCTGTCGTAGTGCTGTCCTGTATGAATCAGTTTGAAATCAAATAAATCTCCGTAGGTATTAAAAACCTTTTCAAACTGAGTAATCTTAATAAAATTGGGTCGGGTGCCGACCACAATTCCCACTTTTTTACGCATTAATTTTTATTTCTTTTTATGAACTACTTTTTTGGTTTCAGGCATCGGAAGTGCATCTAATTTTTTGTATTCCATAAATAGCCAACCCAACAATAGCAGAATAATAATTGACGATGAGGCATACGAAATTTTTTCGCCAGTATAATATTTCGCAGGTTTAAACTCGAATACAATTTCGTGGTTTCCGGCAGGAATTTTCATGCCTCGCAATAAATAATCGGTGCGAATGTGGCTATAATTTTCGGGTAACAATTTATTGTCGAGATACACATTCCAACCCACATTGGGGGCATAATAAATTTCGGAGAATACAGCAAATTCTTCTTTGGCTGTGCTGGATTTGTACACCAAGCGATTGGGCTCATAACTTGCCAATTCAATTTTTCGAGTGCTACTGCTGTCCACCGGCTTATTTATTAACGATTTGGTGTAGTCTCCAAAATCTTTGTCATGCACAATGGCCGTGGTAGCGGTGTTGAAGGTTTCGAGGGTTTTTAACTCTTCTGTTGCCGTGCTTACATGAATAAAACTATCAACAAACCATGCATTGCCCAATGCTCCTGCATTTGGAATAACCTGGCCTTGATTATTGATAAAATATTTCACGTTGAACATATCCATTATATTGGTGGTGGTGAGTGGCGACCGCAGGAAGGTATCAATTACATCCTGAATTCTACCCATTTTAACGGCACTGTATCCGCCAACGGTGTTATGGAAATAGCTGGCGAAGCTTGTGTTGAATGTATTAATTGAACCGTCAAACACCCGATAATATCCTCTGCCTTTTGGCTCTTGTTGCATAATGGCATTGTCCACAGGGCGAGCAACAAACGGTCTGTCAACTTTTGATTTTTCGACAAATTCGTCGGTAGA carries:
- the wecB gene encoding UDP-N-acetylglucosamine 2-epimerase (non-hydrolyzing): MRKKVGIVVGTRPNFIKITQFEKVFNTYGDLFDFKLIHTGQHYDRNMSEVFFEQFGLRKPDVFLELKGLSPVAQIGEIIVQLGNFLNEWKPDILITPGDVNSTLAAAIAANKTDTRLAHLESGLRSFDRTMPEEINRLLTDEITDEFFVTEQSGLNHLKDEKAAGRVHFVGNTMIDTLVAFEPQIQQSPVLQEYGLEEKGFVLMTMHRPANVDTKENLDKLMRIINHASKNYKIVFPIHPRTRKSLENHGLLDEVELNKQIILTAPLDYFAFQKLTASCKFVLTDSGGIQEETTFRQVPCLTLRPNTERPITIDVGTNTLVPFEPELVESYIDQISDGTYKKGEIPPLWDGKSTERIVKILSEIL
- the cphA gene encoding cyanophycin synthetase, translating into MKIVEINAMRGPNYWSVRRHKLIVMVLDLEEMEDRPSNKIDGFYDCLVNLFPSMQSHRCSVGTEGGFFQRVKEGTWMGHIIEHIALELQTLAGMDVGFGRTRDYGQKGVYNVVFAYMEEKAGRYAAEASVRICQSLIDNKPYDLSDDIQELREIREQERLGPSTGSIVEEAEKRGIPWIRLNRYSLCQLGYGTNQKRIQATVTSETSNIAVELACDKEETKYLLEQAEVPVPRGEIIRRESSLASTCDYVGFPLVIKPVNGNHGRGITVNINNYDHALEAFREAQKVSSSIIVERFVTGEDFRLLVINHKLVAAAKRTPAHIVGNGIDTIQTLIDKVNEDPRRGYGHEKVLTQITVNELTASLIKAKGYTLETILQNDEKLYLKDTANLSTGGTSEDVTDIVHPSNVAMAERISKIIDLDICGIDIMTTDISKPLSETRGAVLEVNAGPGFRMHLAPTTGLARNVAAPVIDKLFPPGSTARIPIIAITGTNGKTTTTRLIAHILKMKGYKVGYTTTDGVYIQNQLLMKGDCTGPSSTEFVLKDPTVNFAVLETARGGLLRAGLGFKNCNVGIVTNVAADHLGLKGIHTIEQLAKVKGVIPETVLPDGYAILNADDPLVYDMRKNLNCNVALFSMDEENIHIRAIQKLDGLCAIYENGYITICKGTWKLRVIKAINVPLTFGGKAKFMIQNVLPSVLAAYVQGVEIEDIKSALETFMPSASQTPGRLNLFNFKDFSILLDYAHNPAGMRALQQLTDNMEATKKVGIIAGIGDRRVEDNNEIGSIAAEMFDEIIIRQDKRLRGKTEQELIKMLDDGIKMKDASIKTTIIPSEKEAIIHAVKTAEKGSLIVLCSDVVPDALELVKKLKEEEAARLYA